The following proteins come from a genomic window of Burkholderia sp. PAMC 26561:
- a CDS encoding amidohydrolase family protein — protein sequence MRWRAKRLSIALLSISFVGGLIVACGHGSDGIFDVTQGTVIQNTTVVNTRDGTLNNGQAVVIDGGKITRIAPTANVRVSGSATAVDGTGKFLVPGFLDMHAHAMVHVDENPSYFPLMVANGITGFREMGAFPGQFPDMVSRAQQLNANSAAGRIDAPEVLLIPSDIFNGTNTAASAVQGVDQQKALGVDFIKVISANRDAMLAFLGESKRLGLPLAGHLTPAVSASESSQLGWKSIEHLGSGIGILLDCTTNEVAMRQTMVAAAGLSAPAYASDTATLQELLATYSNEKCLNLATTFVQNGTWNVPTLRRVKALETTDDPAFQTDPDLAYVDKIRLATWMQLERTFANLTPSNKAALRQTYALQQSVTKMLKQSGVKMLTVSDSGVASVWVVPGFGLHDEFHELATAGLSPLEILQMTTLNGAEFLNREESMGTVETGKNADLVLLEGNPIEDAANLDRISAVLLKGRYLDKAVLAKMKSDVATAYKASTTPVTAAAIKASLDAE from the coding sequence ATGAGGTGGCGGGCGAAAAGACTTTCAATTGCGCTGCTCTCAATCTCATTCGTTGGCGGCCTGATTGTGGCGTGTGGTCACGGTAGCGACGGGATCTTCGACGTAACACAGGGGACCGTCATTCAAAACACGACCGTCGTTAACACTCGTGACGGGACCCTAAACAATGGGCAAGCAGTGGTCATTGACGGAGGAAAAATTACCAGGATCGCGCCGACCGCGAATGTTCGTGTGAGTGGAAGTGCTACGGCGGTTGATGGGACGGGAAAATTTCTGGTGCCTGGGTTCCTCGACATGCATGCCCATGCGATGGTGCATGTTGACGAGAATCCCAGCTATTTTCCGTTGATGGTCGCCAATGGAATTACGGGCTTTCGGGAAATGGGCGCATTTCCTGGTCAGTTCCCTGACATGGTCTCCCGTGCGCAGCAACTAAACGCAAACAGCGCTGCGGGCCGCATCGACGCGCCGGAAGTTTTATTGATACCGAGCGACATATTTAACGGTACCAATACCGCAGCAAGTGCTGTCCAAGGCGTGGACCAACAGAAGGCGCTTGGCGTGGATTTCATCAAGGTGATCAGCGCAAACCGCGACGCGATGTTGGCGTTCCTGGGTGAATCAAAGCGCTTAGGGCTGCCATTGGCCGGCCATCTCACGCCAGCTGTCAGTGCAAGCGAGTCGTCCCAACTGGGATGGAAATCTATCGAGCATCTTGGCTCCGGAATCGGAATCCTCCTGGATTGCACGACAAACGAAGTTGCAATGCGGCAAACCATGGTCGCCGCTGCGGGGTTAAGTGCGCCAGCGTATGCGTCTGATACCGCTACGCTGCAGGAATTGTTGGCCACTTACAGTAACGAGAAGTGCCTGAACTTGGCAACAACCTTCGTCCAGAACGGGACTTGGAATGTGCCCACTCTTCGCCGCGTGAAAGCACTCGAAACAACGGATGATCCGGCGTTTCAAACCGACCCCGATCTGGCTTACGTTGACAAGATCCGGCTTGCGACCTGGATGCAGTTAGAGCGGACGTTTGCCAACCTTACGCCGTCTAACAAGGCTGCGCTTCGGCAGACTTATGCGTTGCAGCAATCTGTCACCAAGATGCTAAAGCAAAGCGGCGTCAAGATGTTGACGGTCTCCGACTCGGGCGTTGCATCAGTTTGGGTGGTTCCGGGGTTCGGACTGCATGACGAGTTTCATGAGCTTGCGACAGCTGGACTCTCACCGTTGGAAATTCTTCAGATGACCACACTGAACGGCGCTGAGTTTCTCAACCGAGAAGAATCGATGGGCACTGTCGAAACAGGTAAGAACGCTGACCTCGTTTTGTTGGAAGGCAATCCAATCGAGGACGCAGCCAACCTCGACAGGATCTCCGCGGTTCTACTAAAGGGTCGATATCTTGATAAGGCGGTGCTCGCCAAGATGAAAAGCGATGTAGCAACAGCCTACAAGGCGTCAACCACACCCGTCACTGCCGCGGCCATTAAAGCGAGCCTGGACGCCGAATAA
- a CDS encoding porin produces the protein MKKDICLALALLCAASGTYAQPSVVLYGIIDESLAYSSSEAASATARGQRNFKALTGELSGNRWGLRGAEDLGGGLTAIFTLENGFQGTTGKLAQGGLLFGRQAFVGLSSARLGTFTMGRLYDFGYEFLGSFLAWTQFMGTFGAHVGDNDNLYQTIRSNNSVKYQSPTLHGITLGILYGFSNQASGNNGAGFANNRDYNVAVSYDGGSFKAGVSYMRLDDPSSTNNTNPNGTIAANQYTLGASSIFYNTSPVTRQSIIAVGGTYAFSFLTLSAVFSDSTLDYRDGTRLRLDNYEINAKKLITPAWLVGAGYTYTAGLAQGGMSIKPFATGNHPAWQQINLGTEYFLSKRTTLHLATVLQFATRDASLAAISFNGAVSGNDSYKQIAVVAGIKHTF, from the coding sequence ATGAAAAAGGACATCTGCCTCGCGCTAGCGCTTCTCTGCGCTGCATCAGGGACATATGCGCAACCGAGTGTCGTGTTATATGGAATTATCGACGAGTCGTTAGCGTACTCTTCTAGCGAAGCGGCTTCCGCAACAGCACGTGGACAAAGAAACTTCAAGGCACTAACTGGTGAACTTAGTGGGAATCGTTGGGGCCTACGCGGAGCCGAAGATCTGGGCGGCGGCCTTACTGCGATTTTCACGCTCGAAAACGGCTTCCAGGGAACCACTGGAAAACTCGCGCAAGGCGGCCTTTTGTTCGGACGGCAGGCTTTTGTCGGTCTTTCAAGCGCCCGTCTGGGTACCTTCACAATGGGTCGGCTGTACGACTTCGGTTACGAATTTCTCGGCTCGTTCCTGGCATGGACCCAGTTCATGGGGACTTTCGGCGCCCACGTTGGCGACAACGATAACCTGTATCAGACGATACGGAGCAACAACTCGGTCAAATATCAGTCACCGACGCTTCACGGGATTACACTCGGCATACTTTATGGGTTTAGCAACCAAGCGTCTGGAAACAACGGCGCCGGCTTCGCAAATAATCGGGACTACAATGTCGCCGTCTCTTACGATGGCGGCTCGTTCAAGGCAGGCGTGAGCTACATGCGGTTAGACGATCCGTCGTCCACAAATAACACAAATCCCAACGGCACGATCGCTGCGAATCAGTACACCCTCGGCGCTTCCAGCATTTTCTACAATACCTCGCCCGTTACGCGACAAAGCATCATTGCAGTGGGCGGCACTTATGCGTTCTCGTTCTTGACCCTATCGGCCGTCTTCAGCGATTCGACTCTTGACTATCGCGACGGTACCCGGCTCCGACTGGACAACTATGAAATCAACGCGAAAAAGCTGATCACGCCCGCGTGGCTTGTTGGCGCGGGTTATACGTACACTGCTGGCTTAGCGCAAGGCGGGATGAGCATTAAGCCATTTGCGACAGGCAATCATCCTGCCTGGCAGCAGATCAATCTCGGGACCGAATATTTTCTGTCAAAGCGAACGACTCTGCATCTCGCTACCGTACTCCAGTTTGCAACACGTGACGCATCTCTTGCGGCGATTAGTTTTAACGGGGCAGTAAGTGGTAACGACTCTTATAAGCAGATTGCGGTTGTTGCTGGCATCAAGCATACATTTTAG
- a CDS encoding VOC family protein: MKIENGSPHPAVHSIHEFVFGVPDLGEAENFFRSFGLDVRRELSGLSLYTFGHEHRWGRVLEGERKRLLWLTLGVFAHDREAFEERLTLMNIARIAPPHGASTEGIWIIDPQGIPLQLIVAEKTSPQVKSARIFPPESSESGRAPCRSEVTQVKPNRLSHILLFTSDVDQSRRFYSDVLGLRLSDHSGSIIAFMHGPHGSDHHLIAFAKSDGPGLHHTSWDVSSIDDVALGSEQMARAGYCQGWGLGRHVLGSNYFRYVRDPWGSYAEYSFDIDFIPAGVDWPAADYLPEDSLYVWGPAVPEDFVTNFEGDSV; encoded by the coding sequence ATGAAAATCGAAAATGGATCTCCTCATCCGGCTGTCCACTCGATCCACGAGTTTGTATTCGGCGTTCCCGATTTAGGTGAGGCGGAGAACTTTTTCAGGTCGTTCGGTCTGGACGTGCGGCGGGAATTATCTGGACTGAGCTTATATACCTTCGGCCATGAGCATAGATGGGGGCGAGTCCTAGAGGGCGAACGCAAGCGCCTCTTGTGGTTGACGCTCGGCGTATTTGCCCACGATCGAGAAGCGTTTGAGGAGAGGCTCACGTTGATGAATATTGCCCGTATAGCACCGCCTCACGGCGCCAGTACGGAAGGGATCTGGATCATCGACCCGCAAGGTATCCCGCTCCAGCTGATCGTTGCCGAAAAGACCTCGCCGCAGGTAAAGTCGGCGCGCATCTTTCCACCCGAGTCAAGTGAGTCGGGCAGGGCGCCGTGCCGCAGTGAGGTCACACAAGTGAAGCCGAATCGCTTGTCCCACATACTGCTTTTCACAAGTGACGTAGACCAATCCAGACGCTTTTATTCCGACGTGCTCGGTCTCAGGTTGTCCGACCATTCTGGTTCGATCATCGCATTTATGCATGGCCCTCATGGAAGCGACCACCATCTGATCGCGTTTGCCAAGTCCGATGGGCCGGGATTGCATCATACGAGTTGGGACGTCTCATCGATCGACGATGTTGCGCTTGGCAGTGAGCAAATGGCGCGCGCCGGATACTGTCAAGGATGGGGGTTGGGTCGTCACGTTCTTGGGTCGAACTATTTCCGCTACGTCCGTGATCCGTGGGGCAGTTACGCGGAATACTCGTTCGATATCGACTTTATACCGGCTGGCGTCGACTGGCCTGCTGCCGATTACCTCCCCGAGGATTCGCTTTACGTCTGGGGACCGGCCGTCCCTGAAGATTTCGTGACTAATTTTGAAGGAGATTCAGTATGA
- a CDS encoding fumarylacetoacetate hydrolase family protein has protein sequence MKLLRFGPKGQEKPGAIDAHGHIRDLSTLVTDWTSEWLSPERLRAINAVDLEQFPCVEGTPRVGIPVAGVRQFIAIGLNYRKHAEEAGMEIPTEPVVFMKAITSLCGPNDDTVLPEDALQGDWEVELGIVIGSVARRVSTDTAIEHVAGYCLANDVSERHWQTKRNGQWGKGKSFDTFGPVGPWLVTRDEMPAPQTLNMELSVNGDIRQKSNTADMIFSVVEIVSYLSQFMTLLPGDIIITGTPSGVGLGMKPPQFLKRGDTVKLSIDGLGTQQQFIV, from the coding sequence ATGAAGCTTTTACGATTCGGACCGAAAGGCCAAGAGAAACCAGGCGCGATCGACGCGCATGGTCATATCCGTGACCTGTCGACACTTGTTACAGACTGGACCTCGGAGTGGCTGTCCCCTGAGCGCTTACGCGCGATCAACGCTGTCGACCTTGAGCAATTTCCCTGCGTCGAAGGAACGCCTCGTGTGGGCATTCCCGTCGCCGGCGTTCGGCAGTTCATCGCGATTGGCCTCAACTATCGCAAGCATGCTGAAGAGGCGGGCATGGAGATCCCGACGGAACCCGTCGTTTTTATGAAAGCGATTACCTCCTTGTGCGGCCCTAACGACGACACAGTCTTGCCCGAAGACGCGCTTCAGGGCGACTGGGAGGTGGAACTAGGCATCGTCATCGGCTCGGTGGCCCGGCGCGTCAGTACAGACACGGCAATCGAGCATGTGGCGGGCTACTGTCTGGCCAACGATGTTTCGGAGCGGCATTGGCAGACAAAGCGCAACGGGCAGTGGGGAAAAGGCAAAAGCTTCGATACATTCGGACCGGTTGGTCCGTGGCTTGTCACACGCGACGAAATGCCAGCTCCGCAGACGCTCAATATGGAGCTTTCGGTCAACGGCGATATCAGACAGAAAAGCAATACCGCAGACATGATCTTCTCCGTCGTTGAAATAGTGTCTTATCTGAGCCAGTTCATGACCTTGCTTCCGGGGGACATCATCATTACCGGCACCCCATCAGGTGTGGGCTTGGGGATGAAGCCACCGCAGTTTCTCAAACGGGGTGACACAGTCAAGCTAAGTATCGATGGGCTCGGGACGCAACAGCAATTTATCGTCTAA